In Hippoglossus stenolepis isolate QCI-W04-F060 chromosome 20, HSTE1.2, whole genome shotgun sequence, the following are encoded in one genomic region:
- the cep170bb gene encoding centrosomal protein of 170 kDa protein B isoform X5, which produces MSVTSWFLVSSSGTRHRLPKEMIFVGREDCELMLQSRSVDKQHAVINYNTTTDEHLVKDLGSLNGTFVNDLRIPDQTYITLKVSDIVRFGYDSHVYVLEKSQHKVPEEALKHEKYSSQLQMSVKVLDEKKTEQDDQMRAEKTQSGKTQDAPGCQPTPLYGQPSWWGEEDFGSKVQHSDEPHPGKNTEVQRDVLSVDPDFTGSLSNSQTKMFPSYHREPSYFEIPTKDFQHPRTSGAELHEIPTKDTDTPPAPPSPPTKTLPVVQSHASFTIEFDDCRPGKIKIKDHVTKFSTRQRRQQAPPSKTSITATPAEVMSSESKVADWLVHSDVSMMRRRPTCEDVYSTKSDLAMNIKTLKGHHHEDGTQSDSEDPVLKGRSTSHHSVQSEQSEVLQQTVQSGQSIYCQPPAPTQKLHQPLQYSPPSTAPASPVAPERPLSQSPTQAPPPTTETQKQGPPESLTQQAFIIEFFDDNPRKKRSQSFTHNPTHADSYSALKAKMERRKGSERPASVHGHIPPTQQMTVPLKGQSHSGPQRSSSLKREKTEGEAASSNSSSRSSSGIVIRPFGSVGKKSKLAQEFATEFLKDSSQQDSSPTREIMSPPPMSAPPVMVSPPHARIPSPQEPPAPSSVSYPSSPLQTLAVLKSSIPTNAGQTTSPVRSSGPHMSSMLSHGVRAGDTKGSQRMVRNEEDDSLSDAGTYTIEAESQDKEVEEARNMIDQVFGVLDSPEYSGVNTGVYRPVINDGKDEQANLPSDGSTVDLLHGFIPAAISGPPTGPIQVPAAHVQGLEGPKWVSRWASLADSYAEPGSTPPQGECLEALRFMSSSLGTYSHENSESESSHSSRTRRLLPQVPPEKLDSVAPSILIRHESYQGQEPLDRVSGSPNRQDSTQHLSVQDDVDPDSLSDASRSDDGPVLERAKKNQVRSGAMSPGVTGPQVRGQERVSPSNKSTSFYIGSEDHPGKPDQAQSPVQSERTRDPPAKTPPTTVLIRHLSGHEPRRTGVKPNSSAPNLQIQDKDSVPTKDSCMSSFVRQESFTKDRPSDTVQMKNLPHISSHPSIRDMEQRRENIQDAQSFLQEAGGTLSSLDTRFPSSGFCRSSKKGGSSSHMDDSLSGESDVDTASTVSQVSSKNAPVSSASKKRPAISSLQKEKSSSSPTIQEKGRQLTARERLSEKRQSQTTPNVSSKIDAEKRFQMRRSTGNCGSLDLSEGQQSSGTNWTESTSSDHESSRPSNRSKKLITPLQKEDNEKTAKTVTQQVLTRSNSLSAPRPTRASMLRRARLGEASDNEGAETDRLSQNSDNITAPPKLSGEGKKMSRLDILAMPRKRTGSFTAPSDNETSSTGRSAFSNRNSESAFSNRNSESASTTRKVLVSDARQAASRRGGAPVKQTSTHTRSSGAKYPSTGSRRRQKDSDFSSSEEEYEMNAAASKAKRSSHHSASAQNPRGQRTAATRSKSVSLETEEDDDQNEVDPYQNWSTHSAEIAKLSQDLAKDLAILAREIHDVAGDGDSPSSGMGTTTSPSSLPNTPASTISAREELVHHIPEASLNYQKVPPGSSVVSDLDANMNEPEPGSKQRRPWNREEVILDNLMLNPVSQLSQAIRENTEQLAEKMKVLFQNKAEVWEEIEAKINAENEVPILKTSNKEITSILKELRRVQRQLEVINTIVEPGGNLQTATVGTSSLGTSSLCQTRPSSKEKKPASKPRSPPQTSNSNESTKRPPRGPSGGHYKA; this is translated from the exons ATGAGTGTGACTTCCTGGTTCCTGGTGAGCAGCTCAGGCACTCGACACCGCCTCCCTAAGGAGATGATCTTTGTGGGCCGAGAGGACTGTGAGCTCATGCTGCAG TCACGCAGTGTTGACAAACAACACGCTGTCATCAACTACAACACAACCACTGACGAACATCTGGTCAAAGACCTGGGCAGCCTGAACGgg aCGTTTGTAAATGACCTGAGGATTCCTGATCAGACTTACATCACCCTGAAGGTGTCTGACATTGTCCGCTTCGGATATG ATTCTCATGTCTACGTCCTGGAGAAAAGTCAACACAAAGTCCCAGAGGAGGCTCtgaag catGAGAAGTACAGCAGCCAGTTACAGATGAGTGTTAAGGTtttagatgaaaagaaaactgaacagGACGATCAGATGAGAGCTGAAAAAACCCAGAGTGGCAAAACACAAG ACGCTCCCGGGTGTCAACCCACTCCTCTGTACGGACAGCCGTCCTGGTGGGGGGAAGAGGACTTTGGGAGCAAAGTTCAGCACAGCGATGAGCCACATCCAGGTAAAAACACAG aaGTGCAGAGGGATGTTCTGTCTGTGGATCCAGATTTTACTGGATCTCTGTCAAATTCGCAAACAAAGATGTTCCCCTCATACCACCGGGAACCGAGCTACTTCGAGATCCCCACCAAGGACTTCCAGCATCCCCGAACCTCAGGGGCGGAGCTCCACGAAATCCCCACCAAGGACACAGATACGCCCCCAGCCCCGCCTTCCCCTCCCACCAAGACCCTGCCTGTTGTTCAGAGCCACGCCTCCTTCACCATTGAGTTCGACGACTGCAGGCCCGgaaaaatcaaaatcaaagaCCACGTCACTAAGTTCTCCACCCgccagaggaggcagcaggctCCGCCCTCCAAGACGAGCATCACAGCGACACCTGCCGAGGTGATGTCTTCAGAGAGCAAGGTGGCTGATTGGCTAGTCCACAGCGATGTCAGCATGATGAGGAGACGTCCGACATGTGAAGACGTTTACAGCACAAAGAGCGACCTCGCCATGAACATCAAGACCCTCAAAG GTCACCATCATGAGGACGGAACCCAGAGCGACTCAGAAGACCCAGTTCTCAAAGGAAGGAGTACATCCCACCACTccgtccaatcagagcagtcTGAGGTGTTGCAGCAGACTGTCCAATCAGGTCAGTCTATCTATTGTCAACCGCCTGCTCCTACACAGAAGCTCCACCAGCCACTGCAGTACTCTCCGCCGAGTACGGCCCCAGCCTCACCTGTGGCCCCAGAGCGGCCCCTGTCCCAGAGCCCTACTCAagctccaccccccaccacagagacacaaaagcAGGGCCCCCCTGAGAGCCTCACCCAGCAGGCCTTCATCATCGAGTTCTTCGATGACAACCCACGCAAAAAACGCTCACAGTCCTTCACGCACAACCCTACCCACGCTGACTCGTACTCTGCCCTGAAGGCCAAGATGGAGAGGCGCAAAGGCAGCGAGAGGCCGGCATCTGTTCATGGCCACATCCCCCCCACCCAGCAGATGACAGTTCCTCTGAAGGGTCAGAGCCACAGTGGACCCCAGAGGTCGAGCTctttaaagagagagaagacagaggggGAGGCGGCTTCATCGAAttcctcctctcgctcttcCTCGGGCATCGTCATCAGACCCTTTGGCAGCGTCGGGAAGAAGTCCAAGCTTGCCCAGGAGTTTGCCACTGAATTCCTGAAGGATTCCAGTCAGCAGGACTCTTCCCCAACAAGGGAAATTATGTCACCTCCACCCATGTCTGCGCCTCCAGTGATGGTGTCGCCTCCTCATGCAAGGATTCCCTCTCCACAAGAACCTCCAGCACCATCCTCTGTCTCCTACCCCTCGTCCCCCTTACAGACTCTAGCAGTTTTAAAGTCTTCCATCCCCACTAATGCAGGACAGACCACCTCTCCTGTGCGCTCCTCTGGACCTCACATGTCCTCAATGCTCTCCCATGGCGTCCGTGCAGGAGACACGAAAGGTTCCCAGAGGATGGTGAGGAACGAGGAGGATGACAGTCTGAGTGATGCCGGAACCTACACCATAGAGGCAGAGTCACAGGAcaaggaagtggaggaggctCGCAACATGATCGATCAG GTGTTTGGTGTCCTCGACTCTCCAGAGTACAGTGGTGTGAACACAGGAGTGTATAGACCTGTAATAAATGATGGCAAGGATGAACAAGCTAACCTGCCTAGTGATGGTAGCACTGTGGACCTGTTGCATGGCTTTATCCCAGCTGCAATCAGTGGCCCCCCAACAGGCCCCATACAG GTTCCAGCTGCTCATGTACAAGGTCTAGAAGGACCTAAGTGGGTTTCCCGCTGGGCCAGTCTGGCAGATAGCTATGCTGAACCTGGTTCCACTCCACCTCAAGGGGAATGTCTAGAAG CTTTACGCTTCATGAGCAGCTCGTTGGGAACTTACAGCCACGAAAACTCTGAGTCTGAGTCCAGTCACAGCTCCAGGACCAGAAGGCTGCTGCCCCAGGTGCCTCCAGAGAAGCTGGATAGTGTCGCCCCGAGTATCTTGATTCGTCATGAATCTTACCAAGGCCAGGAACCTCTGGACAGAGTGTCTGGTTCTCCCAACCGACAGGACTCCACCCAGCATCTGTCTGTTCAGGATGACGTGGACCCAGACAGCCTGAGCGACGCCAGCCGCTCAGATGATGGACCAGTTCTGGAAAGGGCAAAGAAGAATCAGGTCAGATCAGGAGCTATGTCTCCAGGGGTCACTGGTCCTCAGGTTAGAGGTCAAGAGAGAGTGTCTCCATCCAACAAATCCACATCCTTCTACATCGGTTCTGAAGACCATCCAGGCAAACCTGACCAGGCCCAGAGCCCAGTACAGTCTGAGAGGACGCGAGACCCCCCAGCAAAAACTCCCCCTACCACAGTCCTGATACGACACCTGAGTGGACATGAACCCAGGAGGACAGGTGTCAAACCCAACAGCTCTGCTCCAAACCTCCAAATACAGGACAAGGATTCTGTCCCAACTAAAGACAGCTGCATGTCGTCATTTGTCCGGCAGGAGAGCTTTACCAAAGACCGGCCCAGCGACACCGTCCAGATGAAAAACCTTCCCCACATCTCCAGCCACCCATCCATCAGAGacatggagcagaggagggagaacatCCAGGACGCACAGTCCTTCCTTCAGGAGGCTGGGGGAACTTTGTCTTCTCTGGACACCAGGTTCCCCTCATCAGGTTTTTGTCGCAGCTCAAAGAAAGGGGGCTCCTCCAGCCACATGGATGACTCCCTGTCTGGTGAGTCAGATGTGGACACTGCAAGCACCGTGAGCCAAGTAAGTAGCAAAAATGCTCCAGTCAGCTCAGCTTCTAAAAAGCGTCCCGCCATCAGCAGCCTTCAGAAGGAGAAGTCATCTTCCAGCCCAACCATCCAAGAAAAGGGACGGCAGCTCACTGCCCGTGAGCGACTTTCTGAGAAACGCCAAAGCCAGACGACTCCTAATGTATCAAGTAAAATTGATGCAGAAAAGCGCTTTCAAATGCGTCGCAGTACAGGGAACTGTGGCTCTCTGGACCTTTCTGAGGGCCAGCAGAGTTCTGGTACAAACTGGACTGAAAGCACGTCATCTGACCATGAAAGTTCTCGTCCGTCCAACCGTAGCAAGAAACTAATCACTCCTCTTCAGAAAGAGGACAATGAAAAAACAGCCAAGACAGTGACTCAGCAGGTCCTGACACGTTCCAACAGCCTGTCAGCACCACGGCCGACCCGAGCCTCCATGCTCCGTCGAGCACGACTGGGTGAGGCTTCAGACAACGAAGGTGCTGAGACTGACCGGTTATCCCAGAATTCCGACAATATCACTGCACCGCCCAAACTCTCCGGCGAAGGGAAGAAGATGTCCAGACTGGACATCTTAGCAATGCCCCGGAAGAGGACCGGCTCCTTCACAGCTCCCAGCGACAATGAAACATCCTCCACGGGACGGTCTGCTTTCTCCAACCGCAACTCCGAGTCTGCTTTCTCCAACCGCAACTCCGAGTCTGCTTCCACCACCAGGAAGGTATTGGTGAGCGACGCTCGGCAGGCAGCCAGCAGACGAGGTGGAGCTCCTGTGAAGCAAACATCGACCCACACCCGGTCCAGTGGAGCAAAGTATCCCAGCACTG GTTCCCGTCGCAGACAGAAGGACTCTGACTTCTCATCCTCTGAGGAAGAATACGAAATGAATGCTGCGGCTTCGAAAGCTAAGCGCTCATCCCATCACTCTGCCTCTGCACAGAATCCCCGTGGCCAGCGCACGGCCGCCACTCGATCCAAGTCTGTTTCCCTGGAAACGGAGGAGGATGACGACCAGAACGAGGTCGACCCTTACCAGAACTGGTCCACGCACAGCGCAGAGATCgccaa GCTCAGTCAGGACCTGGCCAAAGATCTCGCCATCCTGGCGAGGGAAATCCATGATGTCGCCGGAGATGGAGACTCACCGAGTTCGGGCATGGGAACCACCACCTCGCCCAGCTCACTGCCGAATACGCCAGCCTCCACCATCTCTGCCAGGGAGGAG CTGGTCCATCATATCCCTGAGGCCAGTTTAAACTACCAGAAGGTTCCTCCAGGTTCGTCTGTCGTCTCCGACCTGGACGCAAACATGAATGAGCCGGAGCCTGGTTCTAAACAGCGACGTCCTTGGAACCGTGAAGAG GTGATTCTGGACAATCTGATGCTGAATCCAGTGTCTCAGCTTTCTCAGGCCATCCGCGagaacacagagcagctggcTGAAAAAATGAA GGTTTTGTTCCAGAACAAGGCtgaggtctgggaggagatcgAGGCCAAGATCAACGCTGAGAACGAAGTGCCCATCCTAAAAACCTCCAACAAG gAAATTACCTCCATTTTGAAAGAGCTGAGACGAGTCCAGAGGCAACTGGAAG TAATAAACACCATTGTGGAGCCCGGTGGAAATCTCCAGACTGCGACTGTTGGGACGTCCTCACTCGGGacgtcctctctctgtcagactCGTCCTTCATCAAAGGAGAAGAAACCCGCCTCCAAACCCCGGAGCCCCCCCCAAACATCCAACAGCAATGAAAGCACCAAACGACCACCTCGTGGCCCCAGCGGGGGCCATTACAAGGCCTGA
- the cep170bb gene encoding centrosomal protein of 170 kDa protein B isoform X4: MSVTSWFLVSSSGTRHRLPKEMIFVGREDCELMLQSRSVDKQHAVINYNTTTDEHLVKDLGSLNGTFVNDLRIPDQTYITLKVSDIVRFGYDSHVYVLEKSQHKVPEEALKHEKYSSQLQMSVKVLDEKKTEQDDQMRAEKTQSGKTQDAPGCQPTPLYGQPSWWGEEDFGSKVQHSDEPHPEVQRDVLSVDPDFTGSLSNSQTKMFPSYHREPSYFEIPTKDFQHPRTSGAELHEIPTKDTDTPPAPPSPPTKTLPVVQSHASFTIEFDDCRPGKIKIKDHVTKFSTRQRRQQAPPSKTSITATPAEVMSSESKVADWLVHSDVSMMRRRPTCEDVYSTKSDLAMNIKTLKGHHHEDGTQSDSEDPVLKGRSTSHHSVQSEQSEVLQQTVQSGQSIYCQPPAPTQKLHQPLQYSPPSTAPASPVAPERPLSQSPTQAPPPTTETQKQGPPESLTQQAFIIEFFDDNPRKKRSQSFTHNPTHADSYSALKAKMERRKGSERPASVHGHIPPTQQMTVPLKGQSHSGPQRSSSLKREKTEGEAASSNSSSRSSSGIVIRPFGSVGKKSKLAQEFATEFLKDSSQQDSSPTREIMSPPPMSAPPVMVSPPHARIPSPQEPPAPSSVSYPSSPLQTLAVLKSSIPTNAGQTTSPVRSSGPHMSSMLSHGVRAGDTKGSQRMVRNEEDDSLSDAGTYTIEAESQDKEVEEARNMIDQVFGVLDSPEYSGVNTGVYRPVINDGKDEQANLPSDGSTVDLLHGFIPAAISGPPTGPIQVPAAHVQGLEGPKWVSRWASLADSYAEPGSTPPQGECLEALRFMSSSLGTYSHENSESESSHSSRTRRLLPQVPPEKLDSVAPSILIRHESYQGQEPLDRVSGSPNRQDSTQHLSVQDDVDPDSLSDASRSDDGPVLERAKKNQVRSGAMSPGVTGPQVRGQERVSPSNKSTSFYIGSEDHPGKPDQAQSPVQSERTRDPPAKTPPTTVLIRHLSGHEPRRTGVKPNSSAPNLQIQDKDSVPTKDSCMSSFVRQESFTKDRPSDTVQMKNLPHISSHPSIRDMEQRRENIQDAQSFLQEAGGTLSSLDTRFPSSGFCRSSKKGGSSSHMDDSLSGESDVDTASTVSQVSSKNAPVSSASKKRPAISSLQKEKSSSSPTIQEKGRQLTARERLSEKRQSQTTPNVSSKIDAEKRFQMRRSTGNCGSLDLSEGQQSSGTNWTESTSSDHESSRPSNRSKKLITPLQKEDNEKTAKTVTQQVLTRSNSLSAPRPTRASMLRRARLGEASDNEGAETDRLSQNSDNITAPPKLSGEGKKMSRLDILAMPRKRTGSFTAPSDNETSSTGRSAFSNRNSESAFSNRNSESASTTRKVLVSDARQAASRRGGAPVKQTSTHTRSSGAKYPSTGSRRRQKDSDFSSSEEEYEMNAAASKAKRSSHHSASAQNPRGQRTAATRSKSVSLETEEDDDQNEVDPYQNWSTHSAEIAKLSQDLAKDLAILAREIHDVAGDGDSPSSGMGTTTSPSSLPNTPASTISAREETPSYPFLRGVQPSQLVHHIPEASLNYQKVPPGSSVVSDLDANMNEPEPGSKQRRPWNREEVILDNLMLNPVSQLSQAIRENTEQLAEKMKVLFQNKAEVWEEIEAKINAENEVPILKTSNKEITSILKELRRVQRQLEVINTIVEPGGNLQTATVGTSSLGTSSLCQTRPSSKEKKPASKPRSPPQTSNSNESTKRPPRGPSGGHYKA; this comes from the exons ATGAGTGTGACTTCCTGGTTCCTGGTGAGCAGCTCAGGCACTCGACACCGCCTCCCTAAGGAGATGATCTTTGTGGGCCGAGAGGACTGTGAGCTCATGCTGCAG TCACGCAGTGTTGACAAACAACACGCTGTCATCAACTACAACACAACCACTGACGAACATCTGGTCAAAGACCTGGGCAGCCTGAACGgg aCGTTTGTAAATGACCTGAGGATTCCTGATCAGACTTACATCACCCTGAAGGTGTCTGACATTGTCCGCTTCGGATATG ATTCTCATGTCTACGTCCTGGAGAAAAGTCAACACAAAGTCCCAGAGGAGGCTCtgaag catGAGAAGTACAGCAGCCAGTTACAGATGAGTGTTAAGGTtttagatgaaaagaaaactgaacagGACGATCAGATGAGAGCTGAAAAAACCCAGAGTGGCAAAACACAAG ACGCTCCCGGGTGTCAACCCACTCCTCTGTACGGACAGCCGTCCTGGTGGGGGGAAGAGGACTTTGGGAGCAAAGTTCAGCACAGCGATGAGCCACATCCAG aaGTGCAGAGGGATGTTCTGTCTGTGGATCCAGATTTTACTGGATCTCTGTCAAATTCGCAAACAAAGATGTTCCCCTCATACCACCGGGAACCGAGCTACTTCGAGATCCCCACCAAGGACTTCCAGCATCCCCGAACCTCAGGGGCGGAGCTCCACGAAATCCCCACCAAGGACACAGATACGCCCCCAGCCCCGCCTTCCCCTCCCACCAAGACCCTGCCTGTTGTTCAGAGCCACGCCTCCTTCACCATTGAGTTCGACGACTGCAGGCCCGgaaaaatcaaaatcaaagaCCACGTCACTAAGTTCTCCACCCgccagaggaggcagcaggctCCGCCCTCCAAGACGAGCATCACAGCGACACCTGCCGAGGTGATGTCTTCAGAGAGCAAGGTGGCTGATTGGCTAGTCCACAGCGATGTCAGCATGATGAGGAGACGTCCGACATGTGAAGACGTTTACAGCACAAAGAGCGACCTCGCCATGAACATCAAGACCCTCAAAG GTCACCATCATGAGGACGGAACCCAGAGCGACTCAGAAGACCCAGTTCTCAAAGGAAGGAGTACATCCCACCACTccgtccaatcagagcagtcTGAGGTGTTGCAGCAGACTGTCCAATCAGGTCAGTCTATCTATTGTCAACCGCCTGCTCCTACACAGAAGCTCCACCAGCCACTGCAGTACTCTCCGCCGAGTACGGCCCCAGCCTCACCTGTGGCCCCAGAGCGGCCCCTGTCCCAGAGCCCTACTCAagctccaccccccaccacagagacacaaaagcAGGGCCCCCCTGAGAGCCTCACCCAGCAGGCCTTCATCATCGAGTTCTTCGATGACAACCCACGCAAAAAACGCTCACAGTCCTTCACGCACAACCCTACCCACGCTGACTCGTACTCTGCCCTGAAGGCCAAGATGGAGAGGCGCAAAGGCAGCGAGAGGCCGGCATCTGTTCATGGCCACATCCCCCCCACCCAGCAGATGACAGTTCCTCTGAAGGGTCAGAGCCACAGTGGACCCCAGAGGTCGAGCTctttaaagagagagaagacagaggggGAGGCGGCTTCATCGAAttcctcctctcgctcttcCTCGGGCATCGTCATCAGACCCTTTGGCAGCGTCGGGAAGAAGTCCAAGCTTGCCCAGGAGTTTGCCACTGAATTCCTGAAGGATTCCAGTCAGCAGGACTCTTCCCCAACAAGGGAAATTATGTCACCTCCACCCATGTCTGCGCCTCCAGTGATGGTGTCGCCTCCTCATGCAAGGATTCCCTCTCCACAAGAACCTCCAGCACCATCCTCTGTCTCCTACCCCTCGTCCCCCTTACAGACTCTAGCAGTTTTAAAGTCTTCCATCCCCACTAATGCAGGACAGACCACCTCTCCTGTGCGCTCCTCTGGACCTCACATGTCCTCAATGCTCTCCCATGGCGTCCGTGCAGGAGACACGAAAGGTTCCCAGAGGATGGTGAGGAACGAGGAGGATGACAGTCTGAGTGATGCCGGAACCTACACCATAGAGGCAGAGTCACAGGAcaaggaagtggaggaggctCGCAACATGATCGATCAG GTGTTTGGTGTCCTCGACTCTCCAGAGTACAGTGGTGTGAACACAGGAGTGTATAGACCTGTAATAAATGATGGCAAGGATGAACAAGCTAACCTGCCTAGTGATGGTAGCACTGTGGACCTGTTGCATGGCTTTATCCCAGCTGCAATCAGTGGCCCCCCAACAGGCCCCATACAG GTTCCAGCTGCTCATGTACAAGGTCTAGAAGGACCTAAGTGGGTTTCCCGCTGGGCCAGTCTGGCAGATAGCTATGCTGAACCTGGTTCCACTCCACCTCAAGGGGAATGTCTAGAAG CTTTACGCTTCATGAGCAGCTCGTTGGGAACTTACAGCCACGAAAACTCTGAGTCTGAGTCCAGTCACAGCTCCAGGACCAGAAGGCTGCTGCCCCAGGTGCCTCCAGAGAAGCTGGATAGTGTCGCCCCGAGTATCTTGATTCGTCATGAATCTTACCAAGGCCAGGAACCTCTGGACAGAGTGTCTGGTTCTCCCAACCGACAGGACTCCACCCAGCATCTGTCTGTTCAGGATGACGTGGACCCAGACAGCCTGAGCGACGCCAGCCGCTCAGATGATGGACCAGTTCTGGAAAGGGCAAAGAAGAATCAGGTCAGATCAGGAGCTATGTCTCCAGGGGTCACTGGTCCTCAGGTTAGAGGTCAAGAGAGAGTGTCTCCATCCAACAAATCCACATCCTTCTACATCGGTTCTGAAGACCATCCAGGCAAACCTGACCAGGCCCAGAGCCCAGTACAGTCTGAGAGGACGCGAGACCCCCCAGCAAAAACTCCCCCTACCACAGTCCTGATACGACACCTGAGTGGACATGAACCCAGGAGGACAGGTGTCAAACCCAACAGCTCTGCTCCAAACCTCCAAATACAGGACAAGGATTCTGTCCCAACTAAAGACAGCTGCATGTCGTCATTTGTCCGGCAGGAGAGCTTTACCAAAGACCGGCCCAGCGACACCGTCCAGATGAAAAACCTTCCCCACATCTCCAGCCACCCATCCATCAGAGacatggagcagaggagggagaacatCCAGGACGCACAGTCCTTCCTTCAGGAGGCTGGGGGAACTTTGTCTTCTCTGGACACCAGGTTCCCCTCATCAGGTTTTTGTCGCAGCTCAAAGAAAGGGGGCTCCTCCAGCCACATGGATGACTCCCTGTCTGGTGAGTCAGATGTGGACACTGCAAGCACCGTGAGCCAAGTAAGTAGCAAAAATGCTCCAGTCAGCTCAGCTTCTAAAAAGCGTCCCGCCATCAGCAGCCTTCAGAAGGAGAAGTCATCTTCCAGCCCAACCATCCAAGAAAAGGGACGGCAGCTCACTGCCCGTGAGCGACTTTCTGAGAAACGCCAAAGCCAGACGACTCCTAATGTATCAAGTAAAATTGATGCAGAAAAGCGCTTTCAAATGCGTCGCAGTACAGGGAACTGTGGCTCTCTGGACCTTTCTGAGGGCCAGCAGAGTTCTGGTACAAACTGGACTGAAAGCACGTCATCTGACCATGAAAGTTCTCGTCCGTCCAACCGTAGCAAGAAACTAATCACTCCTCTTCAGAAAGAGGACAATGAAAAAACAGCCAAGACAGTGACTCAGCAGGTCCTGACACGTTCCAACAGCCTGTCAGCACCACGGCCGACCCGAGCCTCCATGCTCCGTCGAGCACGACTGGGTGAGGCTTCAGACAACGAAGGTGCTGAGACTGACCGGTTATCCCAGAATTCCGACAATATCACTGCACCGCCCAAACTCTCCGGCGAAGGGAAGAAGATGTCCAGACTGGACATCTTAGCAATGCCCCGGAAGAGGACCGGCTCCTTCACAGCTCCCAGCGACAATGAAACATCCTCCACGGGACGGTCTGCTTTCTCCAACCGCAACTCCGAGTCTGCTTTCTCCAACCGCAACTCCGAGTCTGCTTCCACCACCAGGAAGGTATTGGTGAGCGACGCTCGGCAGGCAGCCAGCAGACGAGGTGGAGCTCCTGTGAAGCAAACATCGACCCACACCCGGTCCAGTGGAGCAAAGTATCCCAGCACTG GTTCCCGTCGCAGACAGAAGGACTCTGACTTCTCATCCTCTGAGGAAGAATACGAAATGAATGCTGCGGCTTCGAAAGCTAAGCGCTCATCCCATCACTCTGCCTCTGCACAGAATCCCCGTGGCCAGCGCACGGCCGCCACTCGATCCAAGTCTGTTTCCCTGGAAACGGAGGAGGATGACGACCAGAACGAGGTCGACCCTTACCAGAACTGGTCCACGCACAGCGCAGAGATCgccaa GCTCAGTCAGGACCTGGCCAAAGATCTCGCCATCCTGGCGAGGGAAATCCATGATGTCGCCGGAGATGGAGACTCACCGAGTTCGGGCATGGGAACCACCACCTCGCCCAGCTCACTGCCGAATACGCCAGCCTCCACCATCTCTGCCAGGGAGGAG actccatCTTACCCATTCTTACGTGGCGTTCAACCATCTCAG CTGGTCCATCATATCCCTGAGGCCAGTTTAAACTACCAGAAGGTTCCTCCAGGTTCGTCTGTCGTCTCCGACCTGGACGCAAACATGAATGAGCCGGAGCCTGGTTCTAAACAGCGACGTCCTTGGAACCGTGAAGAG GTGATTCTGGACAATCTGATGCTGAATCCAGTGTCTCAGCTTTCTCAGGCCATCCGCGagaacacagagcagctggcTGAAAAAATGAA GGTTTTGTTCCAGAACAAGGCtgaggtctgggaggagatcgAGGCCAAGATCAACGCTGAGAACGAAGTGCCCATCCTAAAAACCTCCAACAAG gAAATTACCTCCATTTTGAAAGAGCTGAGACGAGTCCAGAGGCAACTGGAAG TAATAAACACCATTGTGGAGCCCGGTGGAAATCTCCAGACTGCGACTGTTGGGACGTCCTCACTCGGGacgtcctctctctgtcagactCGTCCTTCATCAAAGGAGAAGAAACCCGCCTCCAAACCCCGGAGCCCCCCCCAAACATCCAACAGCAATGAAAGCACCAAACGACCACCTCGTGGCCCCAGCGGGGGCCATTACAAGGCCTGA